In Fundidesulfovibrio soli, a single genomic region encodes these proteins:
- a CDS encoding PD-(D/E)XK nuclease family protein: protein MNPVSVIPWDRDFLTGLGTHLVENFQDRFQSTLVLFPHRRPKRYLLDKLAADARLPKPCLLPRILSIDELFAELAGRLHPTPLRQLTELDRVGVAHAVVTRLGVGLRGPDNAFPSEIKDFFPWGLRLAQLMEELFQHGVAASDLDHVQDQVLPTAAALLGSLKSIQKAYREELLGSDTATPGLLRSIVADRTAEAVELLEGQTVLACGFHALSGSEEKLLKGLWRKGRADILWHTDPAVATPGGSPHWSCEEHAQWLKHWKARAVLLTDEKRSPLPAWRKRTDQLSLFAAEPAQEPASRAKIVFHQGFDLHSQLVALRRELDASTETAGFAVVLPDTSMLMPVLHHLPRRDVNISMGFALKRSPLHTLIETILRLQDGRMPGGYHWREVIALLRHPLIKLLRIGDDTPLRMAFHDWEAAIRQGEKHLDPTAWNPAEAPTQAAPEVAALCARVVEVCFTAFENTDSPRAMALALLGLARLLLDPEHSGGRWERFVIDAACLSRLIDQVIPELHDSAISQEIFQPEAVRAMTRGMLDRQRVPFEADPLSGLQVLGMLETRLLSFERVFILGAGEDVLPGVPRPDPLLPDPLRQVLGLPDQRTRDMTAAHTFYRLIQGAREVGIFYSSGIQPGVLDGKSLPSRYVEQLIWEEEKRLQALLKPGEGPRRLITLPMRGVRSHSPAVENSRACRLKLETRLRYRGVNPSLLDSFLACPLAFFYKYLTPLEALDEVAEDGDPPALGQLVHSVLQDFFQPLLGTRVEAGGLDAARLTDMFSRRLRAEPFFAQMPAQARLMLERTALRRLEEFARTSPACIPTQLEMRLDTTLDLGGARYGFNGVIDRLDQRDEGMVILDYKTGKPRKQTSTFWDDQDIWDTVTAGDVESGLNMLDRLGAGLGSIQMPLYMHAYWKATGLDAADAAYVCLGMGGKEAALFGPKVSEEVREERVREKTPLFTGFIVRMMLETPRFAPLPSRGCGWCAYARVCGKEPAER, encoded by the coding sequence GTGAACCCTGTTTCGGTGATCCCCTGGGACCGTGATTTCCTCACCGGCCTGGGCACGCACCTGGTGGAGAACTTCCAGGACCGCTTCCAGTCCACGCTGGTGCTTTTTCCGCACCGCCGCCCCAAACGCTACCTGCTGGACAAGCTGGCCGCCGACGCCCGCCTGCCCAAGCCCTGCCTGCTGCCGCGCATCCTCTCCATCGACGAGCTCTTTGCGGAGCTCGCGGGCAGGCTCCACCCCACCCCCCTGCGCCAGCTCACGGAACTGGACCGCGTGGGCGTGGCGCACGCGGTGGTCACGCGCCTGGGCGTGGGGCTGCGCGGGCCGGACAACGCCTTCCCCTCCGAGATCAAGGATTTCTTCCCCTGGGGCCTGCGCCTGGCCCAGCTGATGGAGGAGCTTTTCCAGCACGGCGTGGCCGCCTCCGACCTGGACCACGTGCAGGACCAGGTGCTGCCCACCGCCGCCGCCCTGTTGGGCAGCCTGAAATCCATCCAGAAGGCCTACCGCGAGGAGCTGCTTGGTTCCGACACCGCCACGCCCGGCCTGCTGCGCTCCATCGTGGCTGACCGGACCGCCGAAGCCGTAGAGCTTCTGGAAGGACAGACCGTGCTGGCCTGCGGCTTCCACGCCCTCTCCGGCAGCGAGGAGAAGCTGCTCAAGGGCCTGTGGCGCAAGGGCCGGGCGGACATCCTCTGGCACACGGACCCCGCAGTGGCCACGCCAGGCGGCTCACCCCACTGGTCCTGCGAGGAGCACGCCCAGTGGCTCAAGCACTGGAAGGCCCGCGCCGTGCTGCTCACGGACGAGAAGCGTTCCCCCCTGCCCGCCTGGCGCAAGCGCACCGACCAGTTGAGCCTCTTCGCGGCGGAGCCCGCGCAGGAACCGGCCAGCCGGGCCAAGATCGTCTTCCACCAGGGCTTCGACCTGCACTCCCAGCTCGTGGCCCTGCGCCGCGAGCTTGACGCCAGCACGGAAACCGCCGGGTTCGCCGTGGTCCTGCCGGATACCAGCATGCTCATGCCCGTGCTGCACCATCTGCCCCGGCGCGACGTGAACATCTCCATGGGCTTCGCCTTGAAGCGCTCCCCGCTGCACACCCTCATTGAGACCATCCTGCGCCTTCAGGACGGCCGCATGCCCGGCGGCTACCACTGGCGGGAGGTCATAGCGCTGCTGCGCCACCCGCTGATCAAGCTGCTGCGCATCGGGGACGACACCCCGTTGCGCATGGCCTTCCACGACTGGGAGGCCGCCATCCGCCAGGGTGAGAAGCACCTGGACCCAACCGCCTGGAATCCGGCCGAAGCCCCCACCCAGGCCGCGCCCGAGGTGGCGGCGCTGTGTGCGCGCGTGGTGGAGGTCTGCTTCACGGCCTTCGAGAACACGGACAGCCCCCGAGCCATGGCCCTGGCCCTGCTCGGGCTGGCCCGGCTGCTGCTGGACCCCGAGCACTCCGGGGGCCGCTGGGAGCGCTTCGTCATCGACGCGGCCTGCCTCTCCCGCCTCATCGACCAGGTCATCCCCGAGTTGCACGACAGCGCCATCAGCCAGGAAATTTTCCAGCCCGAGGCCGTGCGCGCCATGACCCGGGGCATGCTGGACCGCCAGCGCGTGCCCTTCGAGGCAGACCCCCTCTCGGGGCTGCAGGTGCTCGGCATGCTGGAGACGCGCCTGCTGAGCTTCGAGCGGGTGTTCATCCTTGGCGCTGGCGAGGATGTGCTGCCGGGCGTGCCCCGGCCCGACCCCCTGCTGCCCGACCCGCTGCGCCAGGTGCTGGGCCTGCCGGACCAGCGAACCCGCGACATGACCGCCGCGCACACCTTCTACCGCTTGATCCAGGGCGCGCGGGAGGTGGGCATCTTCTATTCCTCGGGCATCCAGCCCGGCGTGCTGGACGGCAAGAGCCTGCCCAGCCGCTACGTGGAGCAGCTCATCTGGGAGGAGGAGAAACGTCTCCAGGCCCTGCTCAAGCCCGGCGAAGGCCCGCGCAGGCTCATCACCCTGCCCATGCGCGGGGTGCGCTCCCACTCGCCGGCGGTGGAGAACTCCCGAGCCTGCCGCCTCAAGCTGGAGACCAGGCTGCGCTACCGGGGCGTGAACCCCTCCCTGCTGGACAGCTTCCTGGCCTGCCCGCTGGCCTTCTTCTACAAGTACCTCACCCCCCTGGAGGCCCTGGACGAGGTGGCCGAGGACGGCGATCCGCCTGCCCTTGGCCAGCTGGTGCACTCCGTGCTGCAGGACTTCTTCCAGCCACTGCTGGGCACGCGCGTGGAGGCTGGCGGCCTGGACGCGGCCAGACTCACGGACATGTTCTCCCGCAGGCTGCGCGCGGAGCCCTTCTTCGCGCAGATGCCCGCGCAGGCGCGCCTGATGCTGGAGCGCACCGCCCTGCGCCGCCTGGAGGAATTCGCCAGGACCAGCCCGGCCTGCATCCCCACCCAACTGGAGATGCGCCTGGACACCACCCTGGACCTGGGTGGAGCGCGCTACGGCTTCAACGGCGTGATCGACAGGCTGGACCAGCGCGACGAGGGCATGGTCATCCTGGACTACAAAACCGGCAAGCCCCGCAAGCAGACGAGCACCTTCTGGGACGACCAGGACATTTGGGACACCGTGACCGCGGGCGACGTGGAATCTGGGCTGAATATGCTGGACCGCCTGGGCGCTGGCCTGGGATCCATCCAGATGCCGCTCTACATGCACGCCTACTGGAAGGCCACCGGACTGGACGCCGCCGACGCGGCCTATGTCTGCCTGGGCATGGGCGGGAAGGAGGCGGCCCTGTTCGGGCCCAAGGTCAGCGAAGAGGTGCGCGAGGAGCGCGTGAGGGAGAAAACGCCACTGTTCACGGGCTTCATCGTGCGCATGATGCTGGAGACGCCGCGCTTCGCCCCCCTGCCCTCGCGAGGCTGCGGCTGGTGCGCGTACGCGCGGGTGTGCGGCAAGGAGCCGGCGGAGAGATAG